One region of Arvicola amphibius chromosome 3, mArvAmp1.2, whole genome shotgun sequence genomic DNA includes:
- the Pate3 gene encoding prostate and testis expressed protein 3 has product MYRHVLPLFSLFCLAVDATSLKCVTCHLRTLSDHCRRGFGICLAQKYETCMSLRIYSNNTLQISYMVCQRFCKNLTYIFNNRTYVHKCCNYDYCNFKI; this is encoded by the exons ATGTACAGGCATGTCTTAccactcttctccctcttctgcctcGCTGTAG ATGCAACATCACTGAAGTGTGTAACATGCCACCTCCGCACACTGTCAGACCACTGCAGAAGAGGCTTTGGCATCTGCCTTGCTCAGAAGTACGAAACATGCATGAGTCTAAGGATCTACTCCA ATAACACTCTCCAGATATCATACATGGTGTGTCAGAGATTCTGCAAGAACTTGACGTACATCTTCAACAATCGAACTTATGTTCATAAATGTTGTAACTACGATTATTGTAACTTCAAAATCTAA